The Ficedula albicollis isolate OC2 chromosome 1, FicAlb1.5, whole genome shotgun sequence nucleotide sequence AATATCAGTGGAAGTTAATGGCTAGTTACAGCAGTGAGCTTCATACAGCATCCCACCTTTATGGATTTATCAGAAGAAAGAGTTTCAGGTTCTTTCATCTCCTCCaaatgaaaatccatttttaacCAAGCTCCTCTGCAATTTTCTTATTTGAATAAAAGCAAGCACTGGCAACGACCAACAAgtgaagaggaaagcagaataTCACAGAGACATGGTGGGGTGGTTCCTATGACTAGATCACTGGAATTGAAGGGTTTAGGCTTTTTGGGAAAGACAGGCTAGGAAGATGAGGAGGGGATATAGCCCGCTATGGATATGGAACTCTGCCTGGGGAAATATGAGGAACCAGCTGAGAGCTTGTGGGTGAAGATTAAGGGGAGGGCAGTGACAGAGATATTAAAGATAACAGGAAGGGCTACTACAGATAAGTTGCAAGCAAGAGAGCTGGGGTAATGTGGGCCCTCTCCAGAAGGAAACAGGAGACCTGACTACCCTGGACAAAGAGAAGACTGAGGTTCTCAAGGATTTCTGTGCCTCAGTCTTCAATGGGAAGTGCTCCACCCATGCTGCTCACATTGAGAAAGGCAAATGCCGGGACTGGAAGAATGAACACCCTGAGCTCACTGAGATGATCAAATTCAAGACCATCTAAGGAATCTGAAAGTGCTCAGGTCATGGGACCTGAAGAGATACATGCCCTGAGGGAGCTAGCAGAAGTTGCTAAGAAATTATCCatcattttttgaaaaaaaaattccagttagGAAAAGTCCCTGATGattggaaaaaggaaatataacccccatttttaaaaaggggaaagCAGAAGACCTGGGCAATCACTTCTACCCAGAGCAACTGACAGTGCTGCACAGCCCCGTCAAGCTGCTTCTCCTGTCTGGCTCTACAGGATCCTCCAGTTCCATCACCCTCCTCCTCAGTGGCTCCACAggactgctgctgcccagctctggagatTGATGGAGATTCCTAGACATTTCACAGGCAAAGGAGTGGTGAGGATGTGTTGTGATAGTGTGGGACCTGAGCAGGACATACACAACATGGAATAATAAAGGCTGGAGATAAatgctgagctgggcaggaagAGTTCAATTTCTTCCATTGGGCgtgtggtttggatttgtgctgaagaCTGTCAATAACCCCAGGATGTTCCAATCAGTGCTGAGTGTCAAGGCctttgctgctcctcacaccaTCCTGTCAGCAAATAGCCTGGTGTTGCAATTAGGAGGAGATAAAACTTTTCAGAAGGTCTCagcaaggaaagagaagcagtgGGGTAGCCCTGTGTATGAGGGAATGATTTGGCTGTCTAGGAATTGACAGTGGTGATGAAAGGGTTGAGGGTTAACGGGTAAGAATCAGGGGAAAAGCATATTCCAAAGTGGGAATCTTCCCAGACACACAGGGAAGGCAGGTTGGTAGTTCCCAGGGTCCTTTATTCTACCCTTAAAGCAGGGTGCAATGAAGTTTCCTGGATTGTCCACAGCTTTCTTTCTATGATAAATTGACCTGCTTGGTGAaggagggaaaggctggggatGATGTTTACTGGGGCTTTTAAGCTTTGACACACCATTCCCCAAACTATTCTTGTGGAGAAACTGGCTGTCCATGGCTTGGACAGGTCCACTGTTCATCGTATAAAAGCGTCTGGATGGCAAGACCCAGAGGGTGGTAGGGCACAGTTTAATTCAGCTGGTATCCAGTCAGCAGTGGAGCTCCTCTAGGCATCACTGAAACCAGTTCTGTTTCTATCAGTGACCTGGAGGAGGGGTCCCTCAGCCAACTTGTAGAGATCAGGACCTGCCAGAGGACAGGAAGACTCTACAGTGGGATCCATAGAGGCCCAGGGATTCAGCTGTCCCAGGCAGTTCCTGAAACCCCCTACTCCCCTACCCCTCCCTGATTATTCATTCTTACTACACTTTTTTTCTCAACTGGGTCCAGCACCGCCGCCACCACTGGGACTTGAAGCGGATGCTGAAGCACCAGCGGCGCTGAACACGGCGTGTCTGCCAGGCTGTCAGGGATCTCTGAAGGCGGGCATGAAGCTGCCCCAGGAaccttccagcagcagtgctggtgctgtaTTCCAgctccatggagctgctgctgctgctgctttccaatACAATGGGATTCATGATCACTACTAGTCTAGGGAGCAACTTGGCTATCACCACAGATCTTCTGCGTTCCAGCATTGTGGAGCTGTTGCCGCTGCATGATCTTACGTTCTTATGTTTGACCTCTTCTGTCACCTTGTTCATGTCTGGCCTTGCCAACTCCACTCCAAGGCGCTGGGGACACTCTCTGGCCCCCAGCAGCCTTGGCATACCATGCAGATCAGTGTGGACCACCCTGCCACTTCCCCTGCCCCATCGCCACTGGGCTAGCTGTGCCTCTAGCTCCTTGCGGTGCTCCTCGAACAGCAGCTGGGAGTCCCGGCAATCCTCGGGCCCTGGGGCAGCCgggcctgcagctcctggcgCTGCTCCTCGAACAGCAGCTGGGAGTCCCGGCAGCTGCGGATGAACCTGGGGAGACGCCTGCTGGAGCTCATGGAGCTGCGTGGGGAGCTGCCATGGGGCAGCTCCATGTCTGCTGACATCTGTGCCCTGTCCACGTTGCTCTGTCCCTCCAGCCGGCCTCTCGCTGTGCTTGGCTGGAGCCCAGCGCCGCGCTGCGCCCTCCCGGGGCGCCCCATCCGGGCAGCCTGGCGGAGGGCACGGCCCCTTGGTCCCTTGGCACGCAGGGCTCTCTGCCCGCGCTGTGATGTCACACAGagggctctggctgccccaCACTGTCACAGAGGGGCCTCTGCCCCCCGGCTGGGGTGTAAAAGGGACCATGGGACACGGTGACGCCACGGACTGGAATCACCAGAGCCTCTGCCCCCTTCACTGGGGAACCTCTTCACTGTGACAGGGACGGTGCCATGGGGCTCCTCAACATCTTCACCATGAGCTGCGTGGGGAGCTGCCATGGGGCAGCTCCGTGTCTGCTGACATCTGTGCCCTGTCCACGTTGCTCTGTCCCTCCAGCCGGCCTCTCGCTGTGCTTGGATGCTCCGAGTTCTGACGGATCCTCTGCAAGAACCACAGATGGGTGAGACAAGAGCAGCTCCCCAGAATGCTCCACATTGTCGTGCCACACACGCCACACCAactcaccccaaacccacagggcccagcccagcccagcccacacaGCACATCAGAGGCCACCTACCCACAGACACTTGTCCCGCAGCATGACAGTGACCAGGATGAGCTGCAGCACCACCATGGTGATTGCCACCAGCTCACCCATGGTGAAGATGTTGAGGAGCCCCATGGCACTGTTGGTAGCACTCCAGGTTACCAGCACAGGCCAGTGGAGAGGTTCCCCAAAGACCTGCAGGGTTCCAGTAAGGGGAATCCAACCCTGATGGTATGGCAGAGGCCGAGGCTGTTGTCTGCCAAGACACTGCCAGACTGTTGTGCCCAGCACTATCTGCTCCTGTGGGGCCCCTTTTATAGCCTGGCAGAGTCCCCTGTGTGACATCATGGGGCAGCCAGACCCCTCTTT carries:
- the LOC107603601 gene encoding uncharacterized protein LOC107603601 gives rise to the protein MTQEALTAPCCHKEGSGCPMMSHRGLCQAIKGAPQEQIVLGTTVWQCLGRQQPRPLPYHQGWIPLTGTLQVFGEPLHWPVLVTWSATNSAMGLLNIFTMGELVAITMVVLQLILVTVMLRDKCLWRIRQNSEHPSTARGRLEGQSNVDRAQMSADMELPHGSSPRSSMSSSRRLPRFIRSCRDSQLLFEEHRKELEAQLAQWRWGRGSGRVVHTDLHGMPRLLGARECPQRLGVELARPDMNKVTEEVKHKNVRSCSGNSSTMLERRRSVVIAKLLPRLVVIMNPIVLESSSSSSSMELEYSTSTAAGRFLGQLHARLQRSLTAWQTRRVQRRWCFSIRFKSQWWRRCWTQLRKKV